CCACATGAATGACTCGTAGCGGTGCCCCCGACGACGTCGGTGCGAAACGAAGCGATTCGGGCTGAGGAACCGATGCTCGATAACCATCGCCATAGCAACCATCATCCCCAAGGTAGGCCGAACGCACTGTCTCCTGTCTGGAAGTGCTCAAAACGGGTCCGGACTGGCTGAGTCCGATGTTGCTGGCGGCAACTTTGGAATACGGTCCGAGGTCGCTCGTGGAACGATAGAATCTGATTGACATGCGCTGCAGCCCCTTGTGTTTGACGCTGCCATTGGACAACGGGCGACGACAGCGTCGCAAGAGGATTTCTGCAGGTTCGATCACCCGTCCGGCGTTTCGGAAAACTGCAACGGTTGTGCAGCATTCGCTGGTCGCAAGGACGAGTGTCTTGTCAGAGGCTGTTATCTGCTACACAGAAACGGCACCTTGTTGATTGCCCATTTCTACAGCGTGTTGAGCTGACTTGTGGCCACGGTGAACCGTTTTCGATAGCAAACCGCTTGCCTCCAAGAGCCCGACGCGGCCACGCGTCAAGGTGGACTTTTCTAACGAGCTTCGTCAGCGGAACTGACCTCGGGAGTGGCCATGAGATGTCCAGGCATCTGATCGGCACCGGTCGCCTCAGGTACCAGGAATTCTTTTCGATCAGGATCTCGGGATACAAACGGCAAGGACGGTTTTACCGTGGCGATCAGGGCCGCCTGAGCATCATCGCAATCGAAACCAGGTTCCCACCAGTTGCCGTCGAACCAGTTTGCATAGTCGTACACAGATCCCGTTGCTGTGGTGACTCGGTCAGCCGCCACAAACAAATTCGATCGAATTCGAAACGTTGACACGTCTGGAGGCAGTGCCAGCATCAACGGCGTCGCCAGGTTATGAAACGTGTTCTCTGCGATCACAATGTCCTGACAATTCTCTGCCATTTCAATCGCGACCGAGACACCGGTCGTGCCCGTCGTCATAAGATTGCGACGAATCCCAATGTCGGCCACTTTCGCCTGCATGACAATCGGAATACCGTAGTCAGTTGTCCCCTGAATACGGCAATTGTCAATCCGCAGCGACTGCGCACAAGCTGTGTCCTCAGCACCACCCACCACGATACCAACACCGCCGCAACGAATGTCGAGCTTCTCAAGACGGACCGGATCTTCGGGCGTGCCCGCGAAGCCGTCGTGTAGATAGACCACGGCAATAGGCGAATCCCGTGGCTTCAGCGAATGGAACTGGCAGTCGTGTACGTGCATACCGGGACAGGCACCCATCGCTTCTACGGCATGCTGAAAGACGTCCGTATCTATGCGGAAACCGGAAATGACCAGGTGCGCCGTGTTGAGTACGCGGATCACCGACTGGTGATCATCCGCCATCAGCGCGGCACCCTGCGGCGCTTCGATGGTGATGTTCTGCACATGCGGCCCGGAAATCAGCAGCGGCCCTTTGTACGTGCTGCTGTCTGTGATCGAAATCCGAATTCCGGGTCGCGCGGCGTGCAATGCCGTGGTGATGTCGGTGTATTCGGCACTACCGTCAGCAGCGACGGTCAGTACGCCGTCGCTGAGAAACGAATTCCCCGTTGGTCCATTGTGAACAGTAGCGGCCACACCGCCTGGTGAATTTGACGAATCGGCCTGTTCGAATGTCGGTTCGGTTCCCTTCTGTGAAGTTTTCGGGCCGAACATGACGGCCAGCAGAGCAGCGGTCGCAACAACGACTGCCCCCAGCACCAAAGACCAGCGTGATTTTTGCGGACCGTATTTCTGCGGGAGTGCTCGTGTTGAGTCATCTCCGGTGCTCGGTTTCTGAT
This DNA window, taken from Fuerstiella marisgermanici, encodes the following:
- a CDS encoding serine/threonine-protein kinase, which codes for MTEPTSSVSPSDHEDSQSTEGISKNPSGSEPTVVKPPGARVPYPERETLVLGLPLSPSSHKGAIGRLGEYDVLNHIGRGGMGLVVRAFDGQLHRNVAIKVMSPDLLASDSARERFFREARAAAGISHPNVVTIHAVSQAFGKPFLVMEFIDGKTLHARIKDDAPLKVVDLLRISSQVAQGLAAAHRHGVIHRDIKPANILLEDGIERVKISDFGLARLAMERSDLTSLGNVVGTPSFMSPEQVEGKDLDHRSDLFSLGCVMYAMVVGQSPFRANNAIATGRRVVSERHPSIADAGGKLPRELADVIDRLLEKNPEDRFQTADEVADLLTRYLARENQKPSTGDDSTRALPQKYGPQKSRWSLVLGAVVVATAALLAVMFGPKTSQKGTEPTFEQADSSNSPGGVAATVHNGPTGNSFLSDGVLTVAADGSAEYTDITTALHAARPGIRISITDSSTYKGPLLISGPHVQNITIEAPQGAALMADDHQSVIRVLNTAHLVISGFRIDTDVFQHAVEAMGACPGMHVHDCQFHSLKPRDSPIAVVYLHDGFAGTPEDPVRLEKLDIRCGGVGIVVGGAEDTACAQSLRIDNCRIQGTTDYGIPIVMQAKVADIGIRRNLMTTGTTGVSVAIEMAENCQDIVIAENTFHNLATPLMLALPPDVSTFRIRSNLFVAADRVTTATGSVYDYANWFDGNWWEPGFDCDDAQAALIATVKPSLPFVSRDPDRKEFLVPEATGADQMPGHLMATPEVSSADEAR